The genomic window AACTTTGGTATGGCAATGGGACCGCTTGCTGTTGGCGATTTAGCTGGAATAGACATTGGCTATAAAGCGCGTGAGGGCTTAACTGATGAAGAAAAAGGTGATGTTAGAACCTACTGCATTGCTGATGCGTTATATAAAATGGGCCGTTTAGGTCAAAAAACCGGTGCAGGCTATTACCAATATGATCCTGACACTAGACAGCGTATAGCTGACCCTGTAGTACTTGAAATTATCGAAGCACAAGCCAAACAAAGAGGGGTTGAGCGCAAAACAATAAATGATGTCACTATTTTACAACGTTTAACTTTCGCTTTAATCAACGAGGGTTTCAAAATACTTGAAGAGGGCATTGCACAACGCCCGAGTGATATTGATGTGGTTTACGCCTTCGGTTATGGATTTCCCGCTTATCGAGGTGGTCCAATGTTTTATGCCGAGACCATAGGTTTAGACAAAATATATCAAACAATATGTGAATTTGGCGCTACTTACGGTGAAGAGTTTTGGCAACCAGCAACATTATTAAAACAACTTGTCACAGAAGGTAAAACCTTAACTCAGTGGGCTAATAGCCAATAACTAAAAGAGTGAAAAATTAGCCATATCATATGTTGGCATGGCTAATTTTTTATCACAGCAAATATGCTTTAGGGGATCAAAATGTCAATTCCAAAAACCTTAAAAAATAAATTATCTTTACCTGTCATTAGTGCCCCCATGTTCATCATCTCGGGACCAGAATTAGTTATTGCAGAGTGTAAAGCTGGTATTGTTGGCTCTTTTCCTGCGCTTAATGCGCGTCCACAATCCTTACTGGCTGAATGGCTAACCACCATTAAAACTGAATTAGATCAGTACCAAATAGCTAACCCTAATGCCATTGTTGCGCCATATGCGGTTAATTTAATTGTTCACAAAAGCAATGACCGATTAGAGGATGATATAGATACTTGTATTGAATATAAAGTGCCGATTATTATTACCAGTTTACGTGCATTAGATCCTAAATTAGTTGAGCGTATTCATGCCTATGGCGGCATTATTTTTCACGATATTATCAATGTTCGTCACGCCGAAAAAGCTATAGAAGCAGGTGTTGATGGTTTAGTTTTAGTATGTGCTGGCGCAGGTGGACATGCAGGCACCTTGAGTCCTTTTGCTTTAGTGAGTGAAATCAAGCAGTTTTTTGATGGCCCTATTGCGTTGTCTGGCTCGATTGCTAATGGCGCATCAATACTATCTGCACAAGCTTTAGGTGCGGACTTTGCCTATATAGGTACGTGTTTTATTGCCACCGAAGAAGCTAATGCTGATCCAGAATATAAAAACATGTTGGTTGAATATAGCGCGAAAGATATTGTTTATAGCTCACTATTTACTGGGGTTCATGGAAATTATCTTAAGCCAAGTATTGTTAATGCGGGTTTAGACCCTGATAACTTGGAAGAGGGCGATAAAAACAAAATGAAATTTGGCTCATCAGGTGGTAGTAAAACTAAAGCTTGGAAAGATATTTGGGGGGCAGGTCAAGGGTTAGGCAGTATTACCGAGATTACCAATGTGTCTACTATCGTTGAGCGTTTCAAAACAGAATACGATCTGGCGTTATCTCGTTTAAATCGTCTGAACAAACAATAGGTACAACAAAATGACATCTCAAGACAATATATTCATTCATAAAGACAATGGTGTTTTACACATAGGTATTCATCGTCCAGAGAAAAAAAATGCCTTAACCAGCTTAATGTATTCAGCTATGGCTAAAGCACTGAAAGATAGTGTTGTAGATGACAGTATTAATGTCGTACTTATACACGGTACAGACGATGCGTTTTCAGCTGGGAATGATTTAAACGATTTCAATAATCGAGATGTTAATAAAGCTTCACCCGCATCAATTTTATTATATGAGCTGCATAATTACCCAAAACCAATCGTCGGAGCCGTATCTGGCGTTGCTGTTGGAATAGGCGTAACTATGTTGCTTCATTTTGATTTGGTTTATGCATCAGAAACTTATTTTAAAATGCCTTTCGTCGATTTAGGTGTCTGCCCCGAAGGAGGTTCAAGCTTGCTTATTCCTCAATTAGCAGGCCATCGTAAAGCGGCTGAAATATTAATGTTGGGTGATGCTTTTAATACCCAAACGGCAATTGATATCGGTATAGTAAATCAGCAAATAGACAAATCTGAAGTATTTGATTTTGCTTTAAGCAAGGCGAAAGCATTAGCCCTGAAACCTCAAAATGCTTTACGTACGACTAAAAAAATTCTTAAAGCTCCTCAGCAGACAATACTGACCGATATTATTGAAAAGGAGTTAGTGATTTTTGCACAGTTACTGCAAAGCGAAGAATCTCAAGTGGCAAGAAACAGAAAATAAGGGATTAAAATGAAACCTTGGGCAAATAAAGAAATGCCGCCATTTAATGAACATTTAGGCTTTGTGATTGAGCAATGGCGAGAAAATCATATTAAAATGAGTGCAGAGCTTAAACCTGAGCATTTAAACCGTTCAGGCATCCCTCATGGTGGGTATATTTCGGCATTGTTAGATGCAGCTACTGCACTGTCTGGAGCCTATAGTGAAGATCCTCTTTATTATAGAAAAGCATTAACGTTATCGCTAAACATAAACTACTTGGGGCAAGCGCAATCTAACAAGCTTTATGCTATTGGAAAAGTAACCGCTTCGGGTCGAAATATTTATTATGGCGCTGCTGAAGTATACGATGCTTTTGACAATATTATTGCTTCAGGTCAAGGCGTCTTTCGTTACAGAAAAGAGTAATTTAATGCCAACTGAATCATGCAAGATGCAGTGGTTTGGTAAGTCACACAGTTAATACCTAGCTATAGAAATGGAGAATTTTTTGAAAGATCAATTACATCATTATCCTTATCAACTAAAGCACCCGGTTAGATGGGGAGATATTGATATGTTAGGGCATGTCAATAACACTAATTATTTTCGTTATTGTGAGGAAGGCAGAGTTAAATTTTTCTCTGAGAGTAATATCAGAGCCGCGCTTGGGCAAGATAAACTCGGTTTTGTTGTCGCCTATATTGATTGCAAGTTTAAGTTTCCGGTGACTTATCCTGATAATCTTATTATTGCCACTAAAGTTGAGAAAATAAGTAGCGATAGATTCACTTTAAGCCAAATTATTTATAGTGAAACACATCAAAAAGTTGCCGCTAAAAGTGAAAGTATTATTGTTTCTTTTAGCCATGAAATGCAAAGCAAGATTAACCTTCCGAGCGCGGCATTTACTTTGTTAGAAAAAGAATTAAACCAGGAATTTGAATAAATTAAAAATATATAACAAAGAAAATTTTGTCAGATAATTCATTGAGGAGAAGTAAATTTATGAAAGTATTAGTCCCAATTAAACGTGTCATTGATTATAACGTCAAAGTACGTGTTAAACCGGATAACTCAAACGTTGATTTAGCTAACGTTAAAATGGCCATTAACCCTTTTTGTGAAATCGCTGTAGAAGAAGCTGTTCGTCTTAAAGAGGCTGGCACAGCTACTGAAGTTATTGCGATTTCTATTGGTAATAAAAGCTGCCAAGAGCAACTTCGAACTGCACTAGCTTTAGGCGCAGATCGTGCGATTCATATTGATACAGAGCTGACGCTTGACGCGTTAAATATTGCTAAACTATTACAAAAAATTGTCGAAGAAGAACAGCCGAAATTAGTTATCTTAGGTAAACAATCAATCGATAGCGACAACAACCAAACCGGCCAAATGCTTGCCGCATTAACGGGTTTATCACAAGGTACTTTCGCCTCTGAAGTTAAAGTTGAAGGCGACAAAATTAACGTAACTCGAGAAGTCGACGCTGGATTACAAACTGTTGCGCTCAACTTACCTGCTTGTAACTACTGACTTACGTTTAAATGAGCCCCGTTATGCGTCTTTACCGAACATCATGAAAGCTAAACGTAAACCTTTAGTGGTAAAATTGGCTGCTGATTTTGGTATTGATTTAACCCCACGAACTAACTTATTAAAAGTGACACCACCTAAAGAAAGACAAGCGGGTATTATTGTTGAATCAATTGATGAGTTAGTTGAAAAATTAAGAAATGAAGCGAAGGTGATCTCATGAGCATTTTAGTTTACGCAGAACACGATAACAGTGCGTTAAAAGCTGATACCTTAAAAACAGTTGCCGCGGCGCAACAAATAGGTGGTGATATCACCATTTTAGTTGCCGGTTCTAACTGTCAAAGCGTTGCTGAACAAGCTGCTAAAGTTAATGGTGTTACCAAGGTAATAGTTGCAGACAATCTAGTATATAAGCATCAACTGGCGGAAAATATTAGTTTATTAGTCACAGAATTAGCGGCGGATTACCATGTGGTTATGGCTACAGCATTAACCACCGGCAAAAACTTTATGCCTCGCGTTGCCGCTTTATTAGATGTTGCTCAAATATCAGATATTACTGCGGTAGTCAGTGCTGATACTTTTGTGCGTCCTATCTACGCAGGTAATGCCATTGCAACCGTAGAAAGTTTAGATACTAAAAAGGTAATCACAGTGCGTTCAACCGGATTTGATGCGGTTGCCACTGATGGCTCTGCAGAGATCACAATGCTCGAACATGTCAAAGACGCAGGTATTTCAAGCCATGTCAGTGATGAGTTAACAGTTTCAAAACGGCCAGACTTAGGTGCAGCAAGTGTCGTTATTTCAGGTGGTCGTGGTATGCAAAATGGCGATAACTTTACGTTATTAGACGGTATTGCCGACAAGTTAGGCGCTGCTATTGGTGCATCACGCGCGGCTGTAGACGCCGGATTTGTCCCCAATGACATGCAAGTAGGCCAAACAGGTAAAATTGTTGCGCCAGACTTATACATTGCGGTTGGTATTTCAGGCGCAATTCAACATCTTGCCGGCATGAAAGACTCGAAAGTGATTGTGGCGATAAACAAAGATCCAGAAGCGCCTATTTTTCAAGTAGCTGACTACGGTCTTGTGGCCGATCTATTTGAAGCGTTACCTGAATTAGAAAACGCCTTGTAAGCATTGATTATACTAAGGTGATTTGACACTCATCACATGATAACCAAGTTAAACGTGAAATTATTCTTGGTTTTTAATCTTGTTTTTAACTTTGGTTAGTCGTGTTGATGAGTAACAATATAAAGCGCTTAATATCACCAATATATTTAGGTGATATAAGTCCTTGGTTAGTATCTTCAGTAGCAAACCAGTTAAATTCAAGTATAAATAACCCAGCCTAATATTATAAAACATATCGTTAGATTATGTGCATTTTCTTGATTAGCTAAGTGGCTGTAATACATTCGAAATGCTCAATAATATCGATTTGTGTCTATTTGTAGCGCACAACACTCATTAACAATTAAAACCAAGTAACGTGTAAAAGCATATTTTAATGCGATTCCCTCTAAGTTGAAGCTATAAATTTATAAACTTCATCCTTAAACCTATCTATAATCTTTATTTTTAGCGTAAATAATGAGATTATATTGCTCATAATTTGAAAAACGTTTTGACCGTTAAAACAAGTCAACACGCCTGGTATTAAAAAAAATTGAGTAGTTCAAAATGAATACACTAACTGGTATGCCAAGAGATATTAATGGGGAAGTCGATCGTAAGTTTGTCGAAGCGCTTGCCAGAGGATTAGATATATTACGGGCATTTAACCCGGGAGATGGATTTCTTGGCAATCAGGAAATTGCTCAACGAACAGGTTTGCCAAAATCGAGTATATCTCGGTTAACCTATACTTTGACAAGCTTGGGCTACTTGACTTATTCAAAGCGCTTAGAAAAATATCAGCTCGGTGCTGGTGTGTTAGCCTTAGGTTATGCCTTTGTTTCTAATCTCACTATTCGCCAAGTGGCGAATCCTCAGATGAAAGAGCTTTCAATTGAAACAGGTACATCGATAGGCCTCGCAGACAGAGACCGTCTTGACATGATTTATGTTGATCATTGCGCTCCAAAAGACATTGTTACCTTTAAAAAAGATATTGGCGATAAAATTCCGATGGCAACTACGGCTGCAGGACGAGCTTATTTAGTGGCACTGTCAGAAGAAGAACGTGACTTTTTTATGAGACACTTCAAAGAAAAACTGGGTGACAAGTTTGAGGCTATCAAGGCTGGGGTTGATCAAGCAGTGAAAAGCTATAAAGAGTTTGGTTTTTGTCACTCTTGGGGCGATTGGGAGCGAGATACCAATGCCATTGCTGTTCCACTGAAACTCACACAAGGGCAAATTTATGTATTCAATGCCGGTGGCCCAGCATTTAGGTTGTCGAAAGAATTTTTGAGTGGAGAAGTCGCGCCACAATTAAAAAGTATGGTGCGTAATATCGAGGCAACGTTAATTCGATTTTAAGACTTTTTCTTAGTTTATTATTTCACTTATTGTTAAAAGGCCTTTGTTTATTGCACAGGCCTTTTTTGCAATTGGCCGATGATTATATTTTAATGATTTGGCGCTAAGTGAAGGGGAATATAAAATACTTATAGCGAAGTTTGGCAAATAAAGCCTGACTTTGGTTATTATTTAATCGAGGTTAAGTGTAATTGAAAATATAGCATGAGCGCATCGTATGACTTGAACAGTTCTTGTTGTTCGCGGCAGGCCATATGCTGGCCAAACCGCTAATAATAAAAGCTACATCATAAGATTAGGCAATAGCAGCGATAGTATCGGGAAGGCGATAATTGCAATTAAGACTAAGACATCCATGACCAGAAAACGTGTAACGCCCATAAAAATCTCATACACCGCTACCGAAGGTTTAGTGACACTGGCGATAACAAAAACGTTTAGTCCTACCGGTGGGGTGATCAAGCTTATTTCAAGCAACTTTATTATGACCACGCCAAACCAAATTAAGTCTAAGCCATAACCTTCCACCATAGGAATTAAGAAAGGAAGGGTAAGTACCATAATGCCTAATGGGTCCAGAAACATACCTAGTAGAAAATATACACCTGCAATCATTACCAGTAATAACCATAACGATACGTCGGCAGACTCGATCAGCCCAACCAGTGCTGGTGCCATGCCAGTAAGCGCAACAAAGCCAACAAAAATTTTTGCTCCTGCCGCAATAAAGAAGATAGTTGTGGTCTGCGTGCAAGTTTCTTTAATTGATTGGATAAACTGCTGCCAATTAAGTCGTTTTTGCAAAGAGCCAATAATGATTACCGAAAATGCACTGATTGCTGCTGCCTCGGTAGCGGTAAATATACCACCATAAATACCCCCAATAATAATAGTAAAAAGCAACATAGCTGGCCAACATCTTATAGCGGCTTTTCGGCGATCTCCTTTAACAAGTATGCTGGTATCAACTGGTGCATCACTTGGGTTACGTTTCACCCAGATGTAGATAACCACCAAAAAACCGACTAGAGATATCAGACCTGGAATAACACCTGCCAAGAATAGGCGGCTAACTGACATTTCAGTAAAAATACCGTAAACAATAAATAGCACACTAGGTGGGATAAGCGAACCAAGCGTACCACCAACGGCGACGGTAGATGTAGCTAAACGTTTATCGTAACCCATACGTAGCATTTCTGGCACGCAGATTTTACCCATTGCTGAAGCACAAGCTATGCTCGAACCCGTAATAGCGGAAAATCCCCCACAGCCAAAAACAGAGGCCATAGCGACCCCGCCAGGTAGGCGCTTTAACCAAACTCGCGCAGCATGATAAATGTCAGTAGTGATACCCGTATGGTAGGCAATATGACCTAAAAGCACGAATAGCGGTATCATACTTAGATCATAAGAATGTACTAAGTCGAAGGCATTGGATGAGATCATAGTCAGCGCTGGTGCAACTGCCGTGTCAAAATCAAAGCCACCATTTCGCATAGCAAAAAATAAAAATATAAATACCGATGATACGCCAGCT from Colwellia sp. PAMC 20917 includes these protein-coding regions:
- a CDS encoding TRAP transporter large permease → MDPLMLGLVGFACTLLLLILRVPIAFSLAGVSSVFIFLFFAMRNGGFDFDTAVAPALTMISSNAFDLVHSYDLSMIPLFVLLGHIAYHTGITTDIYHAARVWLKRLPGGVAMASVFGCGGFSAITGSSIACASAMGKICVPEMLRMGYDKRLATSTVAVGGTLGSLIPPSVLFIVYGIFTEMSVSRLFLAGVIPGLISLVGFLVVIYIWVKRNPSDAPVDTSILVKGDRRKAAIRCWPAMLLFTIIIGGIYGGIFTATEAAAISAFSVIIIGSLQKRLNWQQFIQSIKETCTQTTTIFFIAAGAKIFVGFVALTGMAPALVGLIESADVSLWLLLVMIAGVYFLLGMFLDPLGIMVLTLPFLIPMVEGYGLDLIWFGVVIIKLLEISLITPPVGLNVFVIASVTKPSVAVYEIFMGVTRFLVMDVLVLIAIIAFPILSLLLPNLMM
- a CDS encoding NAD(P)H-dependent flavin oxidoreductase, whose amino-acid sequence is MSIPKTLKNKLSLPVISAPMFIISGPELVIAECKAGIVGSFPALNARPQSLLAEWLTTIKTELDQYQIANPNAIVAPYAVNLIVHKSNDRLEDDIDTCIEYKVPIIITSLRALDPKLVERIHAYGGIIFHDIINVRHAEKAIEAGVDGLVLVCAGAGGHAGTLSPFALVSEIKQFFDGPIALSGSIANGASILSAQALGADFAYIGTCFIATEEANADPEYKNMLVEYSAKDIVYSSLFTGVHGNYLKPSIVNAGLDPDNLEEGDKNKMKFGSSGGSKTKAWKDIWGAGQGLGSITEITNVSTIVERFKTEYDLALSRLNRLNKQ
- a CDS encoding PaaI family thioesterase; amino-acid sequence: MKPWANKEMPPFNEHLGFVIEQWRENHIKMSAELKPEHLNRSGIPHGGYISALLDAATALSGAYSEDPLYYRKALTLSLNINYLGQAQSNKLYAIGKVTASGRNIYYGAAEVYDAFDNIIASGQGVFRYRKE
- a CDS encoding IclR family transcriptional regulator → MNTLTGMPRDINGEVDRKFVEALARGLDILRAFNPGDGFLGNQEIAQRTGLPKSSISRLTYTLTSLGYLTYSKRLEKYQLGAGVLALGYAFVSNLTIRQVANPQMKELSIETGTSIGLADRDRLDMIYVDHCAPKDIVTFKKDIGDKIPMATTAAGRAYLVALSEEERDFFMRHFKEKLGDKFEAIKAGVDQAVKSYKEFGFCHSWGDWERDTNAIAVPLKLTQGQIYVFNAGGPAFRLSKEFLSGEVAPQLKSMVRNIEATLIRF
- a CDS encoding electron transfer flavoprotein subunit alpha/FixB family protein, yielding MSILVYAEHDNSALKADTLKTVAAAQQIGGDITILVAGSNCQSVAEQAAKVNGVTKVIVADNLVYKHQLAENISLLVTELAADYHVVMATALTTGKNFMPRVAALLDVAQISDITAVVSADTFVRPIYAGNAIATVESLDTKKVITVRSTGFDAVATDGSAEITMLEHVKDAGISSHVSDELTVSKRPDLGAASVVISGGRGMQNGDNFTLLDGIADKLGAAIGASRAAVDAGFVPNDMQVGQTGKIVAPDLYIAVGISGAIQHLAGMKDSKVIVAINKDPEAPIFQVADYGLVADLFEALPELENAL
- a CDS encoding acyl-CoA thioesterase, yielding MKDQLHHYPYQLKHPVRWGDIDMLGHVNNTNYFRYCEEGRVKFFSESNIRAALGQDKLGFVVAYIDCKFKFPVTYPDNLIIATKVEKISSDRFTLSQIIYSETHQKVAAKSESIIVSFSHEMQSKINLPSAAFTLLEKELNQEFE
- a CDS encoding enoyl-CoA hydratase-related protein: MTSQDNIFIHKDNGVLHIGIHRPEKKNALTSLMYSAMAKALKDSVVDDSINVVLIHGTDDAFSAGNDLNDFNNRDVNKASPASILLYELHNYPKPIVGAVSGVAVGIGVTMLLHFDLVYASETYFKMPFVDLGVCPEGGSSLLIPQLAGHRKAAEILMLGDAFNTQTAIDIGIVNQQIDKSEVFDFALSKAKALALKPQNALRTTKKILKAPQQTILTDIIEKELVIFAQLLQSEESQVARNRK